In Quercus robur chromosome 10, dhQueRobu3.1, whole genome shotgun sequence, a genomic segment contains:
- the LOC126701548 gene encoding putative ribonuclease H protein At1g65750 isoform X2 yields the protein MCYPKSKGGLGFRDLKAFNLAMLAKQAWRILTNPTSLIARVLKARYFPSGDILSATLGSNPSYSWRSIFNNVEVIRRGTKWRVGNGKQIHIWDNKWLPTPTTHKVITPPNNLLPLPMVSSLIDLAIKWWRADVIRAIFLPFEADTILRIPISRRLPEDKLIWMGNSRGEFTVKSAYHIAFSMFEGKDDVGSSKGDPLKPLWKRLWHLNLPAKIKIFAWRACINGLPSREKLCARGINTDKDCPICNKVMESVHHALLHCDFAIRVWSFWADGVQWLQRNNWTFLDSAMYFLAHKSSQVLESFFTIAWAIWYNRNRTIHEGKCSHPSQVWQTARNSIEDFTNAAYTDLPSSRPTLSSCWSPPPPGVFKINVDGASLELEGTSSIGVIIRDCKGDTVAALCKPLQSHYPAELAEIIALEQDF from the exons ATGTGCTATCCTAAGTCCAAAGGTGGTCTGGGCTTTAGAGACTTGAAAGCCTTTAATCTGGCTATGCTAGCAAAACAAGCCTGGAGAATCCTTACAAATCCTACTTCCCTCATTGCCCGGGTCCTCAAAGCACGTTACTTTCCTTCTGGTGACATCCTCAGTGCAACACTTGGCTCTAATCCTTCCTACTCCTGGCGAAGCATATTTAATAATGTGGAAGTCATTCGTAGGGGAACCAAATGGAGAGTGGGCAATGGCAAACAAATTCACATATGGGATAACAAATGGCTCCCCACCCCCACCACTCATAAAGTCATCACCCCCCCTAATAACCTTCTACCCTTACCCATGGTCTCTTCCCTCATTGATCTGGCCATTAAATGGTGGAGAGCTGATGTCATTCGTGCTATCTTCCTCCCATTTGAAGCGGACACAATCCTAAGGATTCCTATTAGTCGACGTTTGCCCGAGGACAAGCTAATTTGGATGGGAAACTCTCGGGGTGAGTTTACTGTGAAGAGTGCTTACCACATTGCCTTCAGTATGTTCGAAGGAAAAGATGATGTTGGTAGCTCCAAGGGAGACCCGCTTAAACCCCTTTGGAAGAGATTGTGGCACCTTAACCTTCCTGCAAAGATTAAGATCTTTGCTTGGAGGGCCTGCATTAATGGGCTGCCATCAAGGGAAAAATTGTGTGCCAGAGGTATTAACACAGACAAAGACTGCCCAATATGTAACAAGGTGATGGAATCCGTTCACCATGCTTTGCTTCACTGCGATTTTGCTATCCGGGTGTGGAGCTTTTGGGCTGATGGTGTGCAATGGCTCCAAAGAAACAATTGGACCTTTCTGGATTCAGCTATGTACTTTCTTGCACATAAGTCCTCTCAAGTTTTAGAATCTTTCTTCACTATTGCTTGGGCAATTTGGTACAATAGAAATAGAACCATCCACGAAGGCAAATGCTCTCACCCCTCGCAGGTTTGGCAGACGGCTAGGAATTCCATAGAAGACTTCACTAATGCAGCTTATACAGACCTTCCCTCCTCAAGACCGACTCTTTCTAGCTGTTGGTCGCCTCCTCCTCCTGGTGTATTCAAAATAAACGTGGATGGGGCCTCATTAGAGCTTGAAGGAACTTCTAGCATTGGAGTCATCATTAGAGATTGCAAGGGTGATACAGTTGCTGCCCTCTGCAAACCCCTCCAGTCCCATTACCCGGCGGAATTAGCGGAAATCATTGCCTTGGAGCAAG ATTTCTAA
- the LOC126701548 gene encoding putative ribonuclease H protein At1g65750 isoform X1: MCYPKSKGGLGFRDLKAFNLAMLAKQAWRILTNPTSLIARVLKARYFPSGDILSATLGSNPSYSWRSIFNNVEVIRRGTKWRVGNGKQIHIWDNKWLPTPTTHKVITPPNNLLPLPMVSSLIDLAIKWWRADVIRAIFLPFEADTILRIPISRRLPEDKLIWMGNSRGEFTVKSAYHIAFSMFEGKDDVGSSKGDPLKPLWKRLWHLNLPAKIKIFAWRACINGLPSREKLCARGINTDKDCPICNKVMESVHHALLHCDFAIRVWSFWADGVQWLQRNNWTFLDSAMYFLAHKSSQVLESFFTIAWAIWYNRNRTIHEGKCSHPSQVWQTARNSIEDFTNAAYTDLPSSRPTLSSCWSPPPPGVFKINVDGASLELEGTSSIGVIIRDCKGDTVAALCKPLQSHYPAELAEIIALEQGNLLAQEMHLPCVLCESDASNVINAINDTATGTPYEHIIQDIIQAQASFAFCTFRFLSWAFNHAADELAQFAHRTGSHQVWYGVTPSFLESIVQADLLI; encoded by the coding sequence ATGTGCTATCCTAAGTCCAAAGGTGGTCTGGGCTTTAGAGACTTGAAAGCCTTTAATCTGGCTATGCTAGCAAAACAAGCCTGGAGAATCCTTACAAATCCTACTTCCCTCATTGCCCGGGTCCTCAAAGCACGTTACTTTCCTTCTGGTGACATCCTCAGTGCAACACTTGGCTCTAATCCTTCCTACTCCTGGCGAAGCATATTTAATAATGTGGAAGTCATTCGTAGGGGAACCAAATGGAGAGTGGGCAATGGCAAACAAATTCACATATGGGATAACAAATGGCTCCCCACCCCCACCACTCATAAAGTCATCACCCCCCCTAATAACCTTCTACCCTTACCCATGGTCTCTTCCCTCATTGATCTGGCCATTAAATGGTGGAGAGCTGATGTCATTCGTGCTATCTTCCTCCCATTTGAAGCGGACACAATCCTAAGGATTCCTATTAGTCGACGTTTGCCCGAGGACAAGCTAATTTGGATGGGAAACTCTCGGGGTGAGTTTACTGTGAAGAGTGCTTACCACATTGCCTTCAGTATGTTCGAAGGAAAAGATGATGTTGGTAGCTCCAAGGGAGACCCGCTTAAACCCCTTTGGAAGAGATTGTGGCACCTTAACCTTCCTGCAAAGATTAAGATCTTTGCTTGGAGGGCCTGCATTAATGGGCTGCCATCAAGGGAAAAATTGTGTGCCAGAGGTATTAACACAGACAAAGACTGCCCAATATGTAACAAGGTGATGGAATCCGTTCACCATGCTTTGCTTCACTGCGATTTTGCTATCCGGGTGTGGAGCTTTTGGGCTGATGGTGTGCAATGGCTCCAAAGAAACAATTGGACCTTTCTGGATTCAGCTATGTACTTTCTTGCACATAAGTCCTCTCAAGTTTTAGAATCTTTCTTCACTATTGCTTGGGCAATTTGGTACAATAGAAATAGAACCATCCACGAAGGCAAATGCTCTCACCCCTCGCAGGTTTGGCAGACGGCTAGGAATTCCATAGAAGACTTCACTAATGCAGCTTATACAGACCTTCCCTCCTCAAGACCGACTCTTTCTAGCTGTTGGTCGCCTCCTCCTCCTGGTGTATTCAAAATAAACGTGGATGGGGCCTCATTAGAGCTTGAAGGAACTTCTAGCATTGGAGTCATCATTAGAGATTGCAAGGGTGATACAGTTGCTGCCCTCTGCAAACCCCTCCAGTCCCATTACCCGGCGGAATTAGCGGAAATCATTGCCTTGGAGCAAGGTAACTTGCTTGCTCAAGAGATGCATCTTCCTTGTGTGTTGTGTGAAAGTGATGCCTCTAATGTGATTAATGCAATCAATGACACTGCTACTGGGACTCCGTATGAACACATTATACAGGATATTATCCAAGCTCAAGCCTCCTTTGCTTTCTGCACTTTCAGATTTCTAAGCTGGGCCTTCAACCATGCAGCCGATGAACTAGCTCAGTTTGCTCATAGGACCGGCTCTCACCAGGTGTGGTATGGGGTTACCCCTTCTTTTTTAGAATCCATTGTACAAGCAGACCTTCTGATCTAA